The following proteins come from a genomic window of Mariniflexile sp. TRM1-10:
- a CDS encoding RagB/SusD family nutrient uptake outer membrane protein — protein sequence MKKKFINMKLKLILAIIPIVLIATSCDKDFLEPDSISTFDLNYIYSNVDDARNGVNAVYSYFNQDAFRSRLSNNFTGCTDIEIGYHNAEYDNGRREIWNLDATNSNGDLNIVWTYAYRAIRDANIAIEGLTNSGNLDSEDATVKNTFRQLLGEAHTLRAYWYSMLAYYFGDVPYITEAPVAGANFFIPKTHRNIILASEIQHLIDVEEGMQWGDALPYGIEQVNREYTLGMIARLALQRGGYYLTPELNMVRDSDYLEYYAIAKQYSKKLIDLKDRPLPTDFRQVFLNENLFITPINEEILFEVPFAKGGGDVGWNIGIRVDGGTEAKHAYGSGSNYMAMPATYYMSFDGKDKRREVTCGLFKVTVEDTLQHVGVSNISQGKWNRRLLPEPPGRESAKGTGINWPMMRYADVLLMFAEAENELNGPTTEAQDAFKRVRQRAFDPADWSTKVDAYLAQISVSKQTFFDAIVDERAWEFGGEMIRKYELIRWNLYSEKAQETVEGLMELADAAFNGTGTGPDYMYWKTDDDGNFAVLNPDNKVLAAPDDTWMRQSFLIGLHNDTTTYSEFILNDWNNYINGPKPGVVRYIFPIPVTAIDNSQGTLKNDGYGF from the coding sequence ATGAAAAAGAAATTTATCAATATGAAACTTAAACTAATATTAGCTATTATACCAATAGTTTTAATAGCTACATCGTGCGACAAAGATTTTTTAGAGCCTGACTCTATTTCAACGTTCGACCTTAACTATATTTACTCTAATGTTGATGATGCTAGAAATGGGGTAAATGCGGTTTATTCTTATTTTAACCAAGATGCTTTTAGATCCAGATTATCTAATAACTTCACTGGTTGCACCGATATTGAAATTGGATATCATAATGCAGAATACGACAATGGTCGACGCGAAATATGGAATTTAGATGCAACAAATTCTAATGGCGATTTAAACATTGTTTGGACTTATGCCTATAGAGCTATTAGAGATGCCAATATCGCCATTGAAGGGTTAACCAACAGTGGAAATCTGGATTCTGAAGATGCAACGGTAAAAAACACTTTCAGACAATTATTAGGAGAAGCCCATACCTTAAGGGCTTACTGGTATAGTATGTTGGCTTATTATTTTGGTGATGTACCATACATTACTGAAGCTCCTGTTGCTGGTGCAAATTTCTTTATCCCAAAAACACATAGAAATATAATTCTGGCAAGTGAAATCCAACACTTAATAGACGTCGAAGAAGGTATGCAATGGGGCGATGCTTTACCTTATGGTATTGAGCAGGTAAACCGCGAATACACCTTGGGCATGATTGCTCGTTTAGCATTACAACGTGGTGGCTATTACTTAACACCCGAACTTAATATGGTTCGTGATAGCGACTATTTAGAATATTATGCCATTGCTAAACAATACAGCAAAAAATTAATAGATTTAAAAGACAGACCATTACCAACAGACTTTAGACAAGTATTTTTAAACGAAAATCTATTCATAACACCTATAAACGAAGAAATATTATTTGAAGTACCTTTTGCTAAAGGTGGTGGTGATGTAGGTTGGAATATAGGTATCCGTGTTGATGGTGGTACAGAGGCAAAACATGCTTATGGATCTGGCAGCAACTATATGGCAATGCCCGCTACGTATTACATGTCTTTTGATGGTAAGGACAAACGTAGGGAAGTTACTTGTGGGTTATTTAAAGTTACTGTGGAGGACACCTTGCAACATGTAGGCGTAAGCAATATTTCACAAGGCAAATGGAACAGACGCTTATTGCCGGAACCTCCGGGAAGAGAGTCAGCAAAAGGAACTGGTATAAACTGGCCGATGATGCGTTATGCTGATGTATTATTAATGTTTGCTGAAGCAGAAAACGAGTTAAATGGTCCTACAACGGAAGCTCAAGACGCTTTTAAAAGAGTACGCCAGCGTGCGTTCGATCCTGCCGATTGGAGTACCAAAGTAGATGCATACTTAGCTCAAATTTCTGTATCTAAACAAACATTTTTTGATGCCATTGTTGATGAGCGTGCTTGGGAATTTGGTGGTGAAATGATTCGTAAATATGAGCTGATTCGTTGGAACCTCTATTCTGAAAAGGCACAAGAAACAGTTGAAGGCCTTATGGAACTGGCTGACGCTGCCTTTAACGGAACAGGTACTGGTCCAGACTACATGTACTGGAAAACTGATGACGATGGGAATTTTGCTGTATTAAACCCAGACAACAAAGTTTTGGCCGCACCTGATGACACTTGGATGAGACAATCCTTTTTAATTGGTCTGCACAACGATACAACGACCTATTCAGAATTTATTTTAAATGACTGGAACAATTATATTAACGGTCCAAAACCTGGTGTAGTGAGATATATATTCCCAATACCTGTTACAGCCATTGATAATAGTCAAGGTACATTAAAAAATGACGGATACGGCTTTTAA
- a CDS encoding DUF4957 domain-containing protein, whose translation MKTNNNLFNIKTILFLCLIVTMFNACDKDDDKIYDKTRLFRPVLNQNLFSEGNTIVVNMGKLKGAVGYTIEVSRDTFATIEYTILSDTNYVEVNENTVGEELFWNTIYQVRATAHEADAQFDSKISDFGSVRTERFPSILNVPKSYDVIDVAARVSWEPLGDAITGIKVFAPDDLRLTTPLFPETPVTSEEFLAGEAIVEGLDPETSYQIAIYSGTELRGWVNYTTLIEELDYTTVTNLIDLRDNLDRGAITSALQSAPDGATILVSRGSEYDAPGKRLTNSVTIRAAYGFGEKRALLWFPSNFDLEDGANIDHLRFIDLECRGTDWGGKYVINIGRVGTLNELSFENCYITNFRGIMRQKDVASTVNTYIINNSIVDSINGYGIVSVDNDNAKLNNIKLTNSTFNHLIYFLVSKNNSESVLIDGCTIANAPEKGRQLFRWRNSSQNNVTQGITISNTIFGHGWNQVEGEEDYAYKGKEGLDNTNFTVNNTFTVTDFSFSSNEIGEITVGNAGSTQNALWVDPENNNFNFLATGFLGQYTAGDPRWRTKL comes from the coding sequence ATGAAAACAAATAATAACTTATTTAATATAAAGACTATACTGTTTTTATGTTTGATCGTTACCATGTTTAATGCATGTGATAAAGACGACGACAAAATATACGATAAAACGCGATTGTTCCGCCCAGTTCTTAACCAGAACTTGTTTAGCGAAGGCAACACCATCGTTGTTAACATGGGTAAACTTAAAGGAGCAGTTGGATACACTATTGAAGTAAGTAGAGATACATTTGCCACCATAGAATACACCATTTTATCTGATACTAATTATGTAGAAGTAAATGAAAACACTGTTGGTGAAGAATTATTTTGGAATACCATTTACCAAGTAAGAGCAACCGCTCATGAAGCAGACGCACAATTCGACAGTAAAATTTCAGATTTCGGATCTGTTAGAACCGAACGTTTCCCTTCAATTCTTAACGTACCTAAGTCTTACGATGTTATCGATGTCGCTGCCAGAGTAAGTTGGGAACCTCTTGGCGATGCCATTACTGGAATAAAAGTATTTGCACCAGATGATTTAAGACTAACCACACCTTTATTCCCTGAAACCCCAGTAACATCAGAAGAATTCTTGGCAGGAGAAGCTATTGTTGAAGGTTTGGATCCAGAAACAAGCTATCAAATAGCAATTTATAGTGGTACAGAACTAAGAGGTTGGGTGAATTACACTACATTGATTGAAGAGTTAGATTATACAACGGTTACTAACTTGATTGACCTTAGAGACAATCTGGATAGGGGAGCTATAACAAGTGCTTTACAGTCAGCCCCAGATGGTGCGACAATATTAGTTTCAAGAGGTTCAGAGTACGATGCGCCGGGAAAACGCTTAACAAATTCCGTTACCATAAGAGCAGCCTATGGCTTTGGAGAAAAACGAGCTTTACTTTGGTTTCCAAGCAATTTTGATCTAGAAGACGGTGCTAATATAGATCATCTACGCTTTATAGACCTAGAATGCCGTGGCACAGATTGGGGAGGCAAATATGTTATAAATATTGGTAGAGTTGGTACTCTAAATGAACTTAGTTTTGAAAATTGTTATATTACCAACTTTAGGGGTATTATGAGACAAAAAGATGTAGCTTCAACAGTCAACACCTATATAATTAATAATAGTATTGTAGATAGCATTAATGGTTATGGTATTGTTTCTGTTGATAATGATAATGCCAAATTAAACAACATCAAATTAACAAACAGCACATTTAATCACCTTATTTATTTTTTAGTCTCAAAAAATAATTCTGAATCCGTTCTTATTGATGGATGTACTATTGCAAATGCTCCAGAGAAGGGACGCCAATTATTTAGATGGAGAAATAGTAGTCAAAATAACGTTACACAAGGAATTACAATATCTAATACTATTTTTGGTCATGGTTGGAACCAAGTTGAAGGAGAAGAAGACTACGCCTACAAAGGCAAAGAAGGGCTAGACAATACAAATTTCACAGTCAATAATACCTTTACTGTAACTGACTTCTCATTCTCAAGCAATGAAATTGGAGAAATCACTGTAGGCAATGCAGGTAGTACTCAAAATGCTTTATGGGTTGACCCAGAAAACAATAACTTTAATTTCTTAGCTACCGGATTTTTAGGCCAATACACAGCTGGAGATCCAAGATGGCGTACTAAGTTATAA
- a CDS encoding pectate lyase family protein, with the protein MKLYLKTLIVFLSLFYSCSSSSTDDNSGNENIEEEEEIIEDKPVAVEEEAFAFPGAEGFGMNTTGGRGGKVLFVTNLNDTGTGSLRTAINTSGARYILFKVSGTIELKSELKINYGNVTIAGQTAPGDGICLKNYPVSINADNVIIRFLRFRMGDEAQQEGDAIGSRFHKNIIIDHCSMSWSTDETVSIYNNENTTLQWCFITESLRNSVHGKGAHGYGGIWGGKHASFHHNLLAHHDSRNPRLGESAGSSFALTDLVDVRNNVIYNWGNNSTYGGEAMNVNIVNNYYKPGPVTISNNGSTKQGRIFSIDKNKIKGTQVYDTWGKFYIDGNYVEGNTNSTNDNWSYGVYNQFHSSYTSYTGSCTDANGNSIPCEYSIPVTDADKATMKMSEPHNINNNVTTHTALVAYDKVLAYGGASFKRDAIDSRIVDEVTNKTYTYEGSNGSTKGIIDTQSDVGGWPVLNSETPPTDTSGDGMPDAWKLDKKLKVADKNPNGHDLSTGYENIEVYINSLVASITENQK; encoded by the coding sequence ATGAAACTATATTTAAAAACACTCATTGTTTTCTTATCCTTGTTCTATTCATGTAGTAGTTCATCAACAGATGACAACTCTGGTAATGAAAATATAGAGGAAGAGGAAGAAATCATAGAAGATAAACCTGTTGCTGTAGAAGAAGAAGCATTTGCTTTTCCTGGTGCAGAAGGTTTTGGAATGAACACCACCGGAGGTCGTGGTGGTAAAGTATTATTTGTAACAAATCTTAACGATACAGGAACTGGAAGTTTAAGAACAGCTATAAACACTTCTGGTGCGCGTTATATTCTATTTAAGGTCTCTGGGACTATTGAACTTAAATCTGAATTAAAAATAAACTATGGTAACGTTACCATTGCAGGTCAAACAGCACCAGGTGATGGTATTTGCTTAAAAAACTACCCGGTTTCAATAAATGCTGATAATGTTATTATTAGATTTTTAAGATTCAGGATGGGAGACGAAGCACAACAAGAAGGCGATGCTATAGGAAGCCGTTTCCACAAAAACATTATTATTGACCATTGTTCAATGAGTTGGTCTACCGATGAAACCGTTTCTATATACAATAACGAAAACACAACCCTTCAATGGTGTTTTATTACAGAAAGTTTGCGCAATTCTGTTCACGGTAAAGGAGCACATGGTTATGGTGGCATTTGGGGTGGAAAACATGCATCGTTCCATCATAATTTATTAGCACATCATGACAGTAGAAACCCACGACTGGGCGAATCTGCAGGCTCTTCATTTGCCCTTACAGATTTAGTAGATGTTAGAAACAATGTCATTTATAATTGGGGTAACAATAGCACCTATGGAGGTGAAGCCATGAATGTAAATATTGTTAACAATTATTATAAACCAGGACCTGTAACTATATCAAATAATGGAAGCACAAAACAAGGCCGTATTTTTTCCATAGATAAAAACAAAATTAAAGGCACCCAAGTTTACGATACTTGGGGTAAGTTTTATATCGACGGTAATTATGTAGAAGGTAATACAAATTCAACAAATGATAATTGGTCTTATGGTGTTTACAATCAATTTCATAGTTCATATACTTCTTATACTGGTTCCTGTACCGATGCAAATGGTAATTCTATTCCATGTGAATATTCCATTCCTGTTACAGACGCCGATAAAGCAACCATGAAAATGTCCGAACCTCATAACATAAATAATAATGTTACCACGCATACCGCTTTAGTAGCTTACGATAAAGTGCTCGCTTATGGTGGTGCATCTTTTAAACGTGATGCAATTGATTCAAGAATTGTTGATGAAGTTACCAACAAGACCTATACTTACGAAGGGTCAAATGGTAGCACAAAAGGTATTATCGATACACAAAGTGATGTTGGTGGATGGCCTGTTCTAAATTCCGAAACACCGCCTACAGATACCTCTGGCGATGGCATGCCCGATGCTTGGAAGCTTGATAAAAAACTTAAAGTCGCTGATAAAAACCCTAACGGACATGATTTAAGTACTGGCTATGAAAATATAGAAGTATATATCAATAGTTTAGTGGCATCAATCACTGAAAATCAAAAATAA
- a CDS encoding pectinesterase family protein encodes MFKKIHFLVAALILVCNTNYAQQLAFPTAEGFGQYTTGGRGGLVYKVTNLNDDGEGSLRKGILKSGARTIVFEVSGTIELQKKLDINKGDLTILGQTAPGEGITIKGYPVTIKADNVIVRYLRFRMGDVNGIEGDALGCRDTNNVIIDHCSISWGTDENGSFYNNKNFTLQWCIISEALNRSVHKKGAHGYGGIWGGVNVSFHHNLIASNNSRNPRFSGSSTTENSENEFVDFRNNVIYNWGDNSIYGGEKGTYNIINNYFKSGPATQDSKRNRIVEPYEPYGKFYVDGNFVNGNEAITKNNWNGGVQCQNPEATKLNAEITISENVKTLSAIDAFEAVLKNAGASLYRDAVDARMVHNTKEGSANYKSGIIDSQENVGGWPLLKSEKSKLDSDEDGMSDDWEIQNKLDPKTNDAILNTLDKNYTNIEVYSNALVNTSLKKKVVNGKTYDFIVDCKGHGDFSSVQEAIDAVPDFRKNETKIFIKNGIYKEKLVLPTSKTNVTFVGEDKNETILTFDDFAQKHNRFGEEMGTTGSTSFFVFGDGFKAKNITFQNSAGPIGQAVAVRVDGDKVIFENCRFLGNQDTLYLHGDQSRQYYKGCYIEGTVDFIFGWSTGYFENCEIFCKNTGYITAASTNKNTEHGFVFKNCKITGSALENTFYLGRPWRDYAKTVWIDCYMDTHIKPEGWHNWGKPNAENTTFYAEYNSSGPGTSNKRVNWAKKLSKKESKAYTLENVLKGSDNWIP; translated from the coding sequence ATGTTCAAAAAAATCCACTTTTTAGTAGCTGCCCTAATTTTAGTTTGTAATACCAACTACGCCCAACAATTAGCATTCCCAACTGCCGAAGGTTTTGGGCAATATACAACTGGTGGCAGAGGCGGTTTGGTATATAAAGTAACCAATTTAAATGATGATGGTGAAGGTAGCCTAAGAAAAGGCATACTAAAAAGTGGTGCTAGAACTATTGTATTTGAAGTTTCCGGTACTATTGAGCTTCAAAAAAAATTGGATATTAATAAAGGTGATTTAACCATTTTAGGGCAAACAGCCCCAGGCGAAGGCATTACCATTAAAGGCTACCCGGTAACCATAAAAGCCGATAATGTTATTGTGCGCTATTTAAGATTTCGAATGGGTGATGTTAATGGCATTGAAGGTGATGCTTTAGGTTGTAGAGATACCAATAACGTTATTATAGACCACTGTTCCATTAGTTGGGGCACCGACGAAAATGGATCCTTTTACAATAACAAAAACTTTACGCTACAATGGTGTATTATTTCCGAAGCTTTAAACAGGTCTGTCCATAAAAAAGGCGCTCATGGCTACGGTGGCATTTGGGGTGGTGTTAATGTATCCTTTCATCACAACTTAATAGCAAGCAATAATAGCCGCAACCCCAGATTTAGTGGTTCTTCAACCACCGAAAATTCCGAAAACGAATTTGTGGATTTTAGAAACAATGTTATTTATAACTGGGGAGACAATAGTATTTATGGGGGTGAAAAAGGCACGTATAATATCATAAATAATTATTTTAAATCAGGGCCTGCTACTCAAGATTCAAAACGAAATAGAATTGTAGAGCCCTATGAGCCCTACGGCAAATTTTATGTAGATGGTAATTTTGTAAATGGTAACGAAGCCATTACCAAAAACAATTGGAACGGCGGTGTACAATGTCAAAACCCAGAAGCAACAAAGCTAAATGCTGAAATTACTATTTCAGAAAACGTTAAAACCTTAAGTGCTATTGATGCTTTTGAAGCCGTTCTTAAAAATGCAGGCGCAAGCCTTTATAGAGATGCCGTAGATGCTAGAATGGTACACAACACCAAAGAAGGCAGCGCCAATTACAAAAGCGGCATCATAGATTCCCAAGAAAATGTGGGTGGTTGGCCTTTACTGAAATCTGAAAAATCAAAATTAGATTCAGATGAAGATGGCATGTCTGATGATTGGGAAATTCAAAATAAATTAGACCCCAAAACAAACGATGCTATCTTAAACACTTTAGATAAAAATTACACAAACATTGAAGTCTATAGCAACGCATTGGTTAATACGTCTCTAAAAAAAAAAGTAGTTAATGGCAAAACGTATGATTTTATTGTAGATTGTAAGGGACATGGTGATTTTTCATCGGTTCAAGAAGCTATTGATGCTGTCCCAGATTTTAGAAAAAATGAAACTAAAATTTTTATAAAAAATGGCATTTACAAAGAGAAACTAGTGCTTCCTACATCAAAAACCAACGTCACTTTTGTTGGTGAAGATAAAAACGAAACCATACTAACCTTTGATGATTTTGCTCAAAAACATAACCGTTTTGGCGAAGAAATGGGTACCACAGGTTCTACATCGTTTTTTGTATTTGGAGATGGATTTAAAGCAAAAAACATCACTTTCCAAAACAGCGCTGGTCCTATCGGACAAGCAGTAGCTGTTAGAGTGGACGGAGACAAGGTTATATTTGAAAATTGTAGATTTTTAGGAAATCAAGACACCCTCTATCTTCATGGAGACCAAAGCAGGCAATATTACAAAGGCTGTTATATTGAAGGCACTGTCGATTTTATTTTTGGCTGGTCAACAGGTTATTTCGAAAATTGCGAAATATTCTGTAAAAATACTGGATACATTACAGCTGCCTCAACAAATAAAAACACAGAACACGGGTTTGTTTTTAAAAATTGTAAAATAACAGGCAGCGCTTTAGAAAACACCTTTTACTTAGGACGTCCATGGCGCGACTATGCCAAAACCGTTTGGATAGATTGCTATATGGATACTCATATAAAACCAGAAGGTTGGCACAATTGGGGCAAACCTAATGCCGAAAACACCACGTTTTATGCCGAATATAACTCATCGGGACCTGGAACTTCCAATAAAAGGGTAAACTGGGCTAAAAAATTATCTAAAAAGGAAAGCAAAGCCTATACTTTAGAAAATGTACTAAAAGGTTCAGATAACTGGATTCCTTAA
- a CDS encoding glycoside hydrolase family 28 protein — protein MKITTPSLAFSLIGLFLFTLTLNSCKTKGKEKEKVETDVFSEADNIISSIKVLEFPDKVFNILDFGAVADGETNNSEAIKKAITACNEAGGGKVIIPSGKFLTGPIHLKSNVNLHLEAGAEVLFSKNAKDYLPVVHTSYEGQELMNYSPLIYAYKEKNIAVTGKGTFNGQASTTNWWPWCGAERYGHLKDTPQQKDAHNLPRLWEMAENNTPVSERIFGEGHQLRPLFIQPFECENVLIQGVTFTNAPFWVIHPIKCNYVRVEGVTVNSHGPNNDGCDPEYSKNVHINNCTFNTGDDCIAIKSGRNNDGRRVNIPSENIVVENCDMKDGHGGVVMGSEISAGVRNVYVRNCKMNSPELDRAIRIKTNTLRGGFVENVYVKNIEVGQVKEAVLKINLYYAIYGPQEGSFMPVVKNIHLQDINVENGGKFGVLIKGRPQSFVKNVTLTNVHIKNAETPLSVENSEPIIFKNTTINGKQY, from the coding sequence ATGAAAATTACCACACCTTCTTTAGCATTTTCATTAATAGGCTTATTCCTATTCACCTTAACCCTTAATTCTTGTAAAACCAAAGGAAAGGAAAAGGAAAAAGTAGAAACCGACGTTTTCAGTGAAGCAGATAACATTATTAGTTCCATTAAGGTTTTAGAATTTCCGGACAAAGTTTTTAACATATTAGACTTTGGAGCTGTTGCCGACGGTGAAACAAATAATTCCGAAGCTATTAAAAAAGCTATTACTGCCTGTAATGAAGCTGGAGGTGGCAAAGTTATTATTCCTTCGGGCAAATTCTTAACAGGCCCCATTCACCTAAAAAGTAATGTGAATTTACACTTAGAAGCTGGTGCCGAAGTATTGTTCTCTAAAAACGCTAAGGATTATTTACCAGTTGTACATACCTCCTATGAAGGTCAGGAATTGATGAATTACTCCCCATTAATATATGCATACAAAGAAAAAAACATTGCTGTTACTGGTAAGGGAACCTTTAACGGACAAGCAAGTACCACCAATTGGTGGCCATGGTGTGGTGCCGAAAGATACGGTCATTTAAAAGATACACCTCAACAAAAAGACGCCCATAACCTACCTAGATTATGGGAAATGGCAGAAAACAACACGCCAGTTTCTGAACGTATTTTTGGTGAGGGGCATCAACTGCGTCCTTTATTTATCCAGCCTTTTGAATGTGAAAACGTATTGATTCAAGGTGTTACGTTTACCAATGCGCCGTTTTGGGTAATTCACCCTATCAAATGTAACTACGTTCGCGTTGAAGGCGTTACGGTAAACAGTCACGGTCCTAATAATGATGGGTGCGACCCCGAATATTCAAAAAATGTTCATATAAATAACTGTACTTTTAATACTGGAGATGACTGTATTGCTATTAAATCAGGTAGGAATAACGATGGTAGACGTGTAAACATTCCTAGCGAAAATATTGTTGTTGAAAATTGCGACATGAAAGATGGTCACGGTGGTGTCGTCATGGGAAGTGAAATATCTGCAGGCGTTAGAAATGTATATGTTAGAAATTGTAAAATGAACAGCCCAGAATTAGACCGTGCTATTCGTATAAAGACCAATACCCTAAGAGGTGGTTTTGTAGAAAATGTCTATGTTAAAAATATTGAAGTCGGCCAAGTAAAAGAAGCTGTTTTAAAAATCAATTTATATTATGCTATTTATGGACCACAGGAAGGTAGTTTTATGCCTGTTGTTAAAAATATTCATTTACAAGATATTAATGTTGAAAATGGCGGAAAATTCGGTGTACTAATAAAAGGCAGACCACAAAGTTTTGTGAAAAACGTAACCCTAACAAACGTTCACATTAAAAACGCTGAAACACCATTATCGGTTGAAAACTCAGAACCTATTATATTTAAAAACACCACAATAAATGGGAAGCAATATTAA
- a CDS encoding DUF4861 family protein, whose amino-acid sequence MKKITMLSMALLALFACKSKQSDDKSNTTNTVVEEKITSKTYAEISIAQGGEWVDGSRGHKEYNAGTSFKNINSLQVPKEHTDHSWFIRYEGPGWENSQIGYRLYLDWRNAIDIFGKKVDSIVLPFVGQDGFDSYHEPAAWGQDILKAGKSMGIGGYGRLLNDTVAHFQSVKNTFAKVENLGKKSSVKISYEDWNTGNETINLNSELTIYQQDRFTKAELTPSKEITGICTGIVKFKNIPLIKKESEKWAYIATYGTQTVVNDTDKLGLAIFYNLDEVAEQKEGINDHLVIFKPTTKPLTYYFLGAWEQEANGIKTEEAFIADLNKKLENLENTNFIN is encoded by the coding sequence ATGAAAAAAATAACAATGTTGTCAATGGCTCTTTTAGCCCTATTTGCATGTAAATCAAAACAGTCAGACGATAAATCCAATACAACAAATACGGTTGTTGAGGAAAAAATAACATCTAAAACATACGCTGAAATTTCTATTGCACAAGGTGGAGAATGGGTTGACGGTTCAAGAGGCCATAAAGAATATAATGCTGGAACTTCTTTTAAAAATATAAATTCGCTTCAAGTTCCAAAAGAACATACAGATCATTCGTGGTTCATTCGCTACGAAGGCCCAGGTTGGGAAAACAGTCAAATTGGGTATCGTTTATACTTAGATTGGAGAAATGCTATTGATATTTTCGGAAAAAAAGTAGATAGTATAGTCCTTCCTTTTGTAGGGCAAGATGGCTTTGATTCTTATCATGAACCAGCAGCTTGGGGACAAGATATTTTAAAAGCTGGAAAATCAATGGGTATTGGTGGTTATGGTCGTTTATTGAATGATACGGTTGCACATTTCCAAAGTGTAAAAAACACGTTTGCTAAAGTTGAAAATTTAGGAAAAAAATCATCTGTAAAGATTTCTTATGAAGATTGGAATACAGGAAATGAAACCATTAATTTAAATTCAGAACTTACTATTTATCAACAAGACCGATTTACAAAAGCAGAATTAACACCTTCAAAAGAAATTACGGGCATTTGTACAGGTATTGTGAAATTTAAAAATATTCCTTTAATAAAAAAGGAAAGTGAAAAATGGGCGTATATTGCCACATATGGTACACAAACGGTAGTAAATGACACCGATAAATTAGGCTTGGCAATATTTTATAATTTGGATGAAGTTGCAGAGCAAAAAGAAGGAATCAACGATCACCTCGTTATATTTAAACCAACAACCAAACCATTAACCTATTACTTTTTAGGGGCTTGGGAACAAGAAGCCAATGGCATAAAAACCGAAGAAGCTTTTATTGCAGATTTAAATAAAAAATTAGAAAATCTAGAAAACACTAATTTCATAAACTAA